Proteins from a single region of Budorcas taxicolor isolate Tak-1 chromosome 11, Takin1.1, whole genome shotgun sequence:
- the EEF1E1 gene encoding eukaryotic translation elongation factor 1 epsilon-1 isoform X1: MAAAAELTLLEKSLGLSKGNKYSAQGERQIPVLQTNNGPSLTGLTTIAAHLVKQANKEYLLGITAEEKAVVQQWLEYRVTRVDGHSSKDDIHTVLKDLNSYLEDKVYLTGYNFTLADILLYYGLHRFIVDLTVQEKEKYLNVSRWFCHIQHCPGIRQHLSSVVFIKNRLYTNSQ, from the exons ATGGCGGCGGCCGCGGAGCTGACGctgctggagaagtctctgggACTGAGTAAAGGGAACAAGTACAGCGCTCAGGGCGAGCGCCAG aTTCCAGTTCTTCAGACAAACAATGGTCCAAGTCTAACGGGACTGACTACCATAGCAGCTCACCTAGTCAAGCAGGCCAACAAGGAATACTTGCTGGGGATCACGGCAGAGGAGAAAGCCGTGGTTCAGCAGTGGTTAGAATACAGGGTAACTCGAGTGGACGGACACTCCAGTAAAGATGACATCCACACTGTCCTGAAG gATCTTAATTCATACCTTGAAGATAAAGTCTACCTTACAGGATATAACTTCACATTGGCAGATATCCTGTTGTATTATGGGCTTCATCGCTTTATT GTTGACCTGACAGttcaagagaaggagaaatacctTAACGTGTCGCGCTGGTTTTGTCACATTCAGCACTGTCCAGGCATTAGGCAGCATCTGTCTAGTGTTGTCTTCATCAAGAACAGACTATATACTAACTCCCAGTAG
- the EEF1E1 gene encoding eukaryotic translation elongation factor 1 epsilon-1 isoform X2, producing MAAAAELTLLEKSLGLSKGNKYSAQGERQIPVLQTNNGPSLTGLTTIAAHLVKQANKEYLLGITAEEKAVVQQWLEYRVTRVDGHSSKDDIHTVLKDLNSYLEDKVYLTGYNFTLADILLYYGLHRFIAGRLAETTK from the exons ATGGCGGCGGCCGCGGAGCTGACGctgctggagaagtctctgggACTGAGTAAAGGGAACAAGTACAGCGCTCAGGGCGAGCGCCAG aTTCCAGTTCTTCAGACAAACAATGGTCCAAGTCTAACGGGACTGACTACCATAGCAGCTCACCTAGTCAAGCAGGCCAACAAGGAATACTTGCTGGGGATCACGGCAGAGGAGAAAGCCGTGGTTCAGCAGTGGTTAGAATACAGGGTAACTCGAGTGGACGGACACTCCAGTAAAGATGACATCCACACTGTCCTGAAG gATCTTAATTCATACCTTGAAGATAAAGTCTACCTTACAGGATATAACTTCACATTGGCAGATATCCTGTTGTATTATGGGCTTCATCGCTTTATT